A part of Bacteroidales bacterium genomic DNA contains:
- the ricT gene encoding regulatory iron-sulfur-containing complex subunit RicT: MESLKARGCCKEKQLEINEDNLERIDSYFGGCSKLESYDWLREVTELDIPEVLEVRFKNTRKGFYRNVNELRLKRGDIVAVEASPGHDIGIISLAGEIVEKQREKAKYSGNKEELKKVYRKAKQVDIDKWREAISQEDNTMLQSRKIASDLGLNMKIGDVEYQGDNTKAIFYYIADERVDFRELIKVLAESFRIRIEMRQIGARQEAGRIGGIGTCGRELCCSTFVTNFVSVSTHSARVQEVALNPQKLAGQCGKLKCCLNYELAGYEDARKHFPDTGILLKTKQGDAFHLKTDVYRGIMWYGTGSGSGQALIPVPTERVLEVQAMNRNGNLPDGLIEFTISDRPERLEYTNGAGQGSLTRFEKEKPVKKKNKQRSSRNHSRK, from the coding sequence ATGGAAAGCCTGAAAGCAAGAGGTTGTTGTAAAGAAAAGCAGTTGGAGATCAATGAAGATAATCTGGAGAGGATCGATTCCTATTTTGGGGGCTGTTCCAAGCTGGAATCCTACGACTGGTTAAGAGAAGTCACGGAACTGGATATCCCCGAAGTGCTTGAGGTGCGATTTAAAAATACCCGGAAGGGCTTTTACCGGAATGTCAATGAATTACGGCTGAAGCGAGGCGATATTGTAGCCGTTGAGGCTTCGCCCGGGCACGATATAGGGATTATTTCACTGGCCGGGGAGATTGTGGAAAAACAGCGGGAAAAGGCGAAATATTCCGGAAACAAGGAAGAGCTGAAAAAGGTTTACCGAAAGGCGAAGCAGGTGGATATTGATAAGTGGAGGGAAGCCATCAGCCAGGAGGATAATACCATGCTCCAGAGCCGGAAGATAGCTTCGGATCTGGGATTGAATATGAAGATTGGTGATGTGGAGTACCAGGGCGACAATACCAAAGCTATCTTCTACTATATTGCCGATGAACGTGTCGATTTCCGCGAACTGATCAAGGTGCTGGCTGAATCTTTCCGGATCCGTATTGAGATGAGACAGATCGGCGCCAGGCAGGAGGCTGGAAGGATCGGGGGGATCGGGACCTGCGGAAGGGAGCTTTGCTGCTCTACCTTTGTAACCAACTTTGTTTCTGTAAGCACCCACTCGGCCCGGGTACAGGAAGTGGCCCTGAATCCTCAGAAGCTTGCAGGACAGTGTGGCAAACTTAAATGCTGCCTGAATTACGAACTGGCCGGTTATGAGGATGCAAGAAAACATTTTCCGGATACGGGGATTCTCCTGAAAACAAAACAGGGAGATGCCTTTCACCTGAAAACGGATGTCTACCGTGGCATTATGTGGTACGGAACGGGAAGCGGAAGTGGACAGGCTCTGATACCTGTACCCACAGAGCGGGTTTTAGAGGTACAGGCAATGAACAGAAATGGAAATCTCCCTGATGGACTGATTGAGTTCACCATTTCAGACAGGCCGGAAAGACTGGAATATACAAACGGGGCCGGCCAGGGTTCTCTTACCCGTTTTGAAAAAGAGAAGCCGGTAAAGAAAAAGAATAAACAAAGATCCTCCAGGAATCACTCCAGGAAATGA
- a CDS encoding gliding motility lipoprotein GldH: protein MRVTILISTILFLLMAVSCDSEMVYDQYLHNEKGMWTWNDAKEFKTEISDTISMHNIYLQVRHTVDYPLSNLYMFVHVKGPGGQHLTDTIHMILAAPGGEWTGKGNGHIRELMLLYRKQTRFQRPGTYTFTLEQAMRHEKLPVSDLGIRIERIKP, encoded by the coding sequence ATGAGAGTTACCATCCTAATATCTACGATACTATTTCTTTTAATGGCTGTTTCGTGTGATTCTGAAATGGTCTACGACCAGTACCTGCATAATGAGAAAGGGATGTGGACCTGGAATGACGCCAAGGAGTTCAAAACGGAAATTTCCGACACCATATCGATGCACAACATCTACCTGCAGGTGCGCCATACAGTGGATTATCCACTAAGCAACCTCTACATGTTTGTCCATGTGAAAGGGCCTGGCGGACAGCATTTGACCGATACCATTCATATGATCCTGGCTGCCCCCGGAGGGGAGTGGACAGGTAAGGGAAACGGTCATATCAGGGAATTAATGTTGCTTTACCGCAAGCAGACCCGCTTTCAGAGACCTGGGACCTATACCTTTACCCTGGAACAGGCCATGAGGCACGAAAAACTCCCGGTAAGCGATCTGGGCATTCGAATCGAACGTATCAAGCCCTAA
- the trmB gene encoding tRNA (guanosine(46)-N7)-methyltransferase TrmB, which produces MGKKKLARFADLESLEKVFQPSLEEISDRDYRLKGRWSPDVFGNNRPLILELGCGKGEYTLGLARKYPDRNYMGLDIKGARIWTGAKAAANEKMENVAFLRTRIDFINSFFARDEIEEIWITFPDPQGKRRRRKKRLTGVFFLNKYRSFLKDEGLVHLKTDNRQLYLDTLELLRFNELSVELHSTDIYKENWSDEVVGIQTYYEKRFLEEGMKINYLRFRLPSGKEIRD; this is translated from the coding sequence TTGGGAAAGAAGAAACTTGCCAGATTCGCTGATTTGGAGAGCCTTGAGAAGGTTTTTCAACCTTCTTTGGAAGAGATTTCAGACAGGGACTACCGCCTGAAAGGGAGGTGGAGTCCTGATGTTTTCGGGAATAACCGGCCATTGATCCTGGAGCTGGGTTGCGGGAAGGGTGAATATACCCTGGGACTGGCCAGGAAGTATCCGGACAGGAATTATATGGGGCTCGATATCAAAGGGGCACGCATATGGACGGGGGCAAAGGCTGCAGCGAATGAGAAAATGGAAAATGTGGCTTTTTTACGAACCAGGATTGATTTCATCAACTCCTTTTTTGCCAGGGATGAGATCGAGGAAATCTGGATCACCTTTCCCGATCCCCAGGGAAAGAGACGGAGGCGGAAAAAGCGGCTTACAGGAGTCTTTTTTCTGAATAAGTACCGAAGCTTCCTTAAAGACGAGGGCCTGGTTCATCTGAAAACCGATAATCGCCAGCTCTATCTGGATACCCTGGAGCTGCTCCGTTTTAATGAGTTGTCCGTGGAACTACACTCGACAGATATCTATAAGGAAAACTGGAGTGATGAGGTGGTTGGTATCCAGACCTATTACGAAAAGCGCTTTTTGGAAGAAGGAATGAAGATTAATTATCTCCGGTTCAGGCTTCCTTCCGGCAAGGAGATCAGGGATTAG
- a CDS encoding MGMT family protein, with protein sequence MTQNKGFFERVYEVTRMIPCGRITSYGAIARYLGAPGAARMVGWALNQSHKAPRYIPAHRVVNRVGLLTGKHHFDGSTLMQELLENEGAIIEENRIVNMEDMFWDPMEERGL encoded by the coding sequence ATGACTCAGAATAAGGGTTTCTTTGAACGTGTTTATGAAGTGACCAGGATGATCCCCTGTGGAAGGATTACCAGCTATGGGGCCATTGCCAGATACCTGGGTGCGCCTGGTGCTGCCAGGATGGTCGGCTGGGCCTTGAACCAGAGCCACAAAGCTCCCCGGTATATCCCTGCTCACCGGGTAGTAAACCGGGTGGGACTCCTGACAGGGAAGCACCATTTTGATGGTTCCACTCTCATGCAGGAATTGCTCGAAAATGAAGGCGCAATTATCGAGGAAAACCGCATCGTGAATATGGAAGATATGTTCTGGGATCCCATGGAAGAACGGGGTCTATAG
- a CDS encoding Mrp/NBP35 family ATP-binding protein, with amino-acid sequence MEIQKEKILEVLEKIRHPETKESIVESGIVNEVTYREGELWIGLKFGRANDPFIQSLKKACMRAVNGTFGDDSLQKGHIQVLVPDPPPKREVLPDVKNIVAVASGKGGVGKSTVAANMAVALAQTGAKVGLIDADVYGPSIPKMFDVEGKRPSARTEEGVEWIIPIEKYGVKLLSVGFFVKPEDAVVWRGPMATSALKQLISQGDWGELDYLLIDLPPGTGDVHLTMVQEVPVTGVVIVSTPQDVALADVVKGINMFAGEKINVPVLGLVENMSWFTPEELPENKYYIFGKEGCKRLAEKMGIPLLGQVPIVQSIRESGDSGKPVALSENPSGEAFRLLAEEVKSALVRRNAEQGPTRKVEISIK; translated from the coding sequence ATGGAGATACAGAAGGAGAAAATATTGGAAGTGCTGGAGAAAATCCGTCACCCGGAAACAAAAGAGAGTATTGTAGAATCTGGTATAGTGAATGAAGTGACTTACCGGGAAGGAGAATTATGGATCGGGTTGAAGTTTGGCCGGGCCAATGATCCTTTTATTCAGTCCCTTAAAAAAGCGTGCATGAGGGCCGTAAATGGCACCTTTGGTGATGATTCCCTGCAGAAAGGGCATATCCAGGTGCTGGTCCCCGACCCTCCGCCGAAGCGTGAGGTCCTCCCTGATGTGAAAAATATTGTTGCCGTGGCTTCCGGTAAGGGCGGGGTCGGGAAATCTACGGTGGCAGCCAACATGGCCGTGGCGCTGGCACAAACGGGAGCAAAGGTGGGCCTGATCGATGCAGATGTATATGGGCCTTCCATACCCAAGATGTTTGATGTGGAAGGCAAGCGGCCGTCGGCCCGTACAGAAGAGGGGGTGGAATGGATCATTCCCATTGAGAAGTACGGAGTGAAATTATTATCAGTTGGTTTCTTCGTGAAGCCGGAAGATGCGGTTGTCTGGCGTGGCCCCATGGCCACCAGCGCATTAAAACAACTGATTTCACAGGGCGACTGGGGTGAGCTGGACTATCTCCTTATCGATCTGCCTCCGGGCACAGGTGATGTACACCTGACTATGGTTCAGGAGGTTCCGGTTACAGGAGTGGTCATTGTCAGTACCCCCCAGGATGTGGCACTGGCCGATGTGGTTAAAGGAATTAATATGTTTGCCGGTGAGAAGATCAATGTGCCGGTCCTGGGCCTGGTAGAGAATATGTCCTGGTTTACTCCTGAGGAGCTGCCCGAAAACAAATACTACATTTTTGGAAAGGAAGGTTGTAAAAGACTGGCGGAGAAGATGGGAATTCCCCTGTTGGGACAGGTTCCCATTGTTCAGAGCATCAGGGAGTCGGGCGATTCCGGGAAACCGGTGGCCCTGTCAGAAAACCCCTCCGGGGAGGCCTTCCGTCTTCTCGCGGAAGAAGTAAAAAGCGCTCTGGTCAGGCGAAATGCCGAACAGGGCCCCACCCGGAAGGTAGAGATAAGCATAAAATAG
- a CDS encoding NifU family protein, with protein sequence MEAIKERVEKALEKIRPYLVADGGDIALVDITDDMVLLVELKGACNGCPFSMQTLKAGVEIAVKKEVPEIKEVVEVNS encoded by the coding sequence ATGGAAGCGATAAAAGAACGCGTCGAAAAAGCGCTGGAGAAAATAAGACCATACCTGGTCGCCGACGGCGGTGATATAGCTCTGGTGGATATCACCGATGATATGGTTCTCCTGGTGGAGTTGAAAGGGGCCTGTAATGGTTGTCCATTTAGTATGCAGACTCTGAAAGCCGGTGTGGAGATAGCGGTTAAAAAGGAGGTTCCCGAGATAAAAGAAGTAGTGGAGGTGAACAGTTAG
- a CDS encoding tetratricopeptide repeat protein, whose translation MLSRKTIYGALLALISVYGLVSCSVEKNTSLSRNYHNLTSHYNVYFNGYESYKQGIDKANKSIQNNYNQILDLFLYENESVHSAASGDMKRAIDKATKVITVHSITAKPKVQPGNQSARDRAFYDKNEYNKWADDSYLLMGKAYMHQGEFFLAAEAFNHILVTFPDEEIRYLAMIWLSRAYLMIDEEREAERILTALLDEAILPREYLSAYYTTRAQLHLKNQEYSAAAGQLELALGQRGVSREDKIRYTYILAQLYASSAQNNLALEKYKRVTRYNPPYEMAFNARVSMAEVFESGEVGSADLKKLLGKMLKDSKNLEYQDQIYFALGNISMEEGDREKAIEYYRLSVSASLQNQYQKGYSSLTLAEIFYEEPDYLQSAAYYDSAVTFLDRDYPGYAGLASLSASLDNLVYNVSSYELEDSVQMLAALPDEQRLAVIDGIIEELRKQEEEERLAEQEAMQEQAFNQSMLYGNDQRSGGRFNQPGVQTGGQWYFYNLNAKSFGQPEFRMKWGERVLEDNWRRKSKRTQSEMNPEQGAEADTLLGNGGTPVLDNKSREFYLINIPLTDSAKELSHQRLEEALYNMGVIYKEQLLDYEEALAVFKELIRRYPDTENGPSVYYYLYELSNNLQKPTEAQFYANQLSLSYPDSHFAKLLNNPNYPAELQEEEMRVVRFYEGIYRLYQEKDYGGVIAGADSALVLFEEDPLLPKFKYIRAMALGAVGGKEVMKVALDSLIAQHPSAEESLQAREIVEYMYVEFPEIMEADQAAEAEEVYGAIDSAGEHYVLLAVHSSQNVNQVSFDLLNHNLDYYNQYDLSIEQVQMADSYIVLLVKPFLNAEAASRYLADIEKNREVILKGIAFPQYRMMIISRDNFEILSEKKELVPYYLFFQKHYYP comes from the coding sequence TTGCTTTCCCGGAAGACCATATATGGGGCGCTTTTGGCCCTGATTTCTGTTTACGGCCTGGTATCATGTTCCGTTGAAAAAAATACTTCACTGTCCAGGAACTATCACAATCTTACCTCACATTACAATGTCTATTTTAACGGGTATGAAAGTTATAAGCAGGGTATAGATAAGGCCAACAAGTCCATACAAAACAATTATAACCAGATTCTTGACTTGTTCCTTTATGAGAATGAGTCTGTGCATTCGGCAGCGTCAGGTGACATGAAGCGGGCCATTGACAAGGCTACCAAGGTCATCACAGTCCATTCCATCACTGCTAAACCCAAGGTTCAGCCGGGAAACCAATCTGCCAGGGACCGGGCATTTTACGATAAAAACGAGTACAATAAGTGGGCCGATGATTCATACCTCCTGATGGGAAAGGCCTATATGCACCAGGGCGAATTCTTTCTGGCTGCTGAAGCATTCAATCACATTCTGGTAACTTTTCCCGACGAAGAGATTCGTTACCTGGCCATGATCTGGCTGAGTCGCGCCTATCTGATGATTGATGAGGAGAGGGAGGCTGAACGGATTCTGACCGCCCTTTTGGATGAGGCCATTCTGCCCAGGGAGTATTTGTCGGCTTATTATACGACCAGAGCTCAGCTCCATCTTAAGAACCAGGAGTATTCGGCGGCGGCTGGGCAGCTTGAACTGGCATTGGGACAGAGGGGAGTCTCCAGGGAAGATAAAATCAGATATACCTATATTCTGGCGCAACTCTATGCATCCTCTGCACAGAATAATCTGGCCCTGGAAAAGTACAAACGGGTTACCAGGTACAATCCACCGTATGAAATGGCATTTAATGCCCGCGTAAGTATGGCCGAGGTGTTTGAATCGGGAGAGGTCGGCAGCGCCGATTTGAAAAAGTTGCTCGGGAAGATGCTCAAAGACAGTAAGAACCTGGAATATCAGGATCAGATTTATTTTGCACTGGGAAATATTTCCATGGAGGAGGGCGATCGGGAGAAAGCCATTGAGTATTACCGTTTGTCGGTCTCCGCCAGCTTACAGAACCAGTATCAGAAGGGTTATTCTTCCCTGACTCTGGCAGAAATCTTTTACGAAGAACCCGATTATCTGCAATCTGCAGCATACTACGATTCTGCTGTCACATTCCTGGACAGGGATTATCCCGGGTATGCCGGACTGGCATCACTTTCGGCCAGTCTTGATAACCTGGTGTATAACGTCAGCTCCTACGAGCTGGAAGACAGTGTACAGATGCTGGCCGCTCTTCCCGATGAGCAACGCCTGGCTGTTATTGACGGGATTATTGAAGAGCTGAGAAAGCAGGAGGAAGAGGAGCGGCTGGCAGAGCAGGAAGCCATGCAGGAGCAGGCTTTTAACCAGTCGATGTTATATGGGAATGATCAGAGATCCGGAGGAAGGTTTAACCAGCCGGGCGTTCAGACGGGCGGACAGTGGTATTTTTATAACCTGAATGCCAAAAGCTTTGGCCAGCCCGAGTTCAGAATGAAATGGGGAGAACGTGTACTGGAGGACAACTGGAGGAGAAAAAGCAAGCGCACACAATCGGAAATGAATCCGGAACAGGGGGCCGAAGCAGATACCCTGCTGGGAAATGGCGGCACTCCGGTTCTGGACAATAAAAGCAGGGAGTTCTACCTGATCAACATCCCGCTGACCGACTCAGCGAAGGAGCTGTCCCACCAAAGACTGGAAGAGGCGCTTTATAACATGGGAGTGATTTATAAGGAGCAACTGCTCGATTATGAAGAAGCCCTGGCGGTCTTTAAAGAATTAATCAGACGATATCCGGACACTGAAAACGGTCCTTCGGTGTACTATTATCTTTATGAATTAAGTAATAACCTTCAGAAACCCACGGAGGCACAATTCTATGCCAACCAGCTTTCGCTAAGCTATCCCGATTCGCATTTTGCCAAATTGTTAAACAATCCAAACTACCCGGCGGAGCTGCAGGAGGAGGAGATGAGGGTCGTACGTTTCTATGAAGGGATATACAGGCTCTATCAGGAGAAAGACTACGGTGGAGTGATTGCCGGCGCAGACAGCGCCCTGGTACTTTTTGAAGAAGATCCGCTCCTGCCCAAATTTAAGTATATACGAGCGATGGCCCTGGGAGCCGTGGGAGGAAAGGAAGTGATGAAAGTGGCGCTTGACTCGCTGATTGCACAGCATCCTTCCGCGGAAGAGAGCCTGCAGGCCAGGGAGATCGTAGAATATATGTATGTGGAGTTCCCGGAAATCATGGAAGCAGATCAGGCTGCTGAGGCTGAAGAGGTTTACGGAGCGATCGACTCTGCCGGGGAACACTACGTACTTCTTGCAGTCCATTCCAGTCAGAATGTGAACCAGGTGAGTTTCGATCTGCTGAACCACAACCTGGATTATTATAACCAGTATGATCTCTCCATTGAGCAAGTCCAGATGGCCGATTCCTATATCGTATTGCTTGTAAAGCCATTTCTAAATGCGGAGGCTGCATCCAGGTACCTGGCCGACATAGAGAAGAACAGGGAGGTAATACTTAAGGGAATTGCATTCCCGCAATACCGGATGATGATCATATCCCGGGATAATTTTGAAATCCTTTCTGAAAAGAAAGAGCTGGTACCTTACTACTTGTTTTTCCAAAAGCACTATTATCCATAA
- a CDS encoding bifunctional response regulator/alkaline phosphatase family protein gives MGRQIHILWTDDEIDLLKPYILFLEERDYRVTTAANGNDALNLVELNDFDLIFLDENMPGLSGLETLERIKILTPSTPVVMITKSEEEDIMDEALGGKISDYLIKPVNPKQILLSIKKNIDTKRLVTQKTTSGYQSQFGRIGMQINSASTFGDWTDIYTRLVYWEREFDASGAGGMEEVLQMQKSEANKEFSRFIRKHYEGWFSGDQDDKPLLSPGVFRKKVFPLLQQGKVMVVLIDNLRYDQWKIIEQEMNDLYRTDEELIFSSILPTATQYARNAMFAGMMPGEIQRQHPGLWVDENEEGSKNAYEEELCRKQMQRLGLGASFNYEKISNQRAGKKLVENYSDLLNYDLNIVVYNFVDMLSHARTEIEMIRELAYDESSYRSLVQSWFQHSYLFDLLKEMNQHDITLVITTDHGAVRVSNPVKVIGDRQTSVNLRYKQGKNLNYPPKEVFDVVQPELVQLPRNHMTTSYIFAMNNDYLVYPNNYNHFVNLYRNTFQHGGISMEEMLIPLSILSPVR, from the coding sequence ATGGGCAGGCAGATACATATACTATGGACCGATGATGAAATTGACCTGCTGAAGCCCTATATCCTTTTTCTGGAGGAAAGGGATTACAGGGTGACCACGGCGGCCAATGGAAACGATGCCCTGAACCTGGTAGAGCTTAACGACTTTGATCTGATCTTTCTGGATGAAAATATGCCTGGATTATCAGGGCTGGAGACCCTGGAAAGAATCAAGATTCTTACTCCTTCCACCCCGGTGGTCATGATTACCAAGAGTGAGGAGGAGGATATCATGGATGAGGCTCTGGGGGGTAAGATATCGGACTATCTGATTAAACCGGTAAATCCCAAGCAGATCCTGCTATCCATTAAAAAGAATATTGACACAAAAAGACTGGTTACCCAGAAAACCACTTCCGGATACCAGTCTCAGTTCGGCCGGATCGGTATGCAGATCAATTCGGCCTCTACCTTCGGGGACTGGACAGACATCTATACACGGCTTGTTTACTGGGAAAGGGAATTTGATGCCAGTGGGGCCGGGGGCATGGAAGAGGTGCTGCAAATGCAAAAGTCGGAAGCCAACAAGGAATTCTCCAGGTTTATCCGGAAGCACTATGAGGGTTGGTTTTCCGGGGATCAAGATGACAAGCCCCTGCTCTCACCGGGGGTCTTCAGAAAAAAGGTCTTCCCTCTGCTCCAGCAAGGAAAAGTGATGGTGGTTCTTATCGACAACCTTCGCTATGATCAGTGGAAAATCATAGAGCAGGAGATGAATGATCTCTACCGGACCGATGAAGAGCTTATCTTTTCAAGCATCTTGCCAACGGCCACCCAGTATGCCAGGAATGCCATGTTTGCCGGAATGATGCCAGGTGAAATTCAGCGTCAACATCCCGGTCTTTGGGTGGATGAAAATGAGGAAGGCAGTAAAAATGCTTACGAGGAGGAGTTGTGCAGGAAGCAGATGCAGAGACTTGGATTGGGAGCATCGTTCAATTATGAAAAGATCAGTAATCAGCGGGCAGGGAAGAAACTGGTAGAGAATTACAGCGATCTGCTTAATTATGACCTGAATATCGTGGTCTATAATTTTGTCGATATGCTCTCTCATGCCAGAACGGAGATAGAAATGATCCGCGAGTTGGCCTATGATGAGTCATCCTATCGTTCGCTGGTCCAAAGCTGGTTTCAGCATTCCTACCTCTTCGATCTGCTGAAAGAGATGAACCAGCATGATATTACCCTGGTCATTACAACCGATCACGGTGCGGTAAGGGTAAGCAATCCCGTTAAAGTGATTGGCGACCGGCAAACATCGGTCAATCTGAGGTACAAACAGGGTAAGAACCTGAACTATCCTCCAAAGGAAGTTTTTGATGTGGTTCAGCCAGAACTGGTCCAACTGCCCAGGAACCATATGACCACCAGTTACATTTTTGCCATGAACAATGACTATCTGGTTTATCCCAATAACTACAACCATTTTGTGAACCTCTACAGGAACACTTTCCAGCACGGAGGAATTTCCATGGAGGAGATGCTGATCCCTCTGTCCATTTTATCACCGGTACGTTGA
- the tsaE gene encoding tRNA (adenosine(37)-N6)-threonylcarbamoyltransferase complex ATPase subunit type 1 TsaE: MKTITISSLKEIDTAAGSFLEAAGEHTVIAFSGELGAGKTTFIQAICRNLGIEVEVNSPTFSLVNEYFTPKGDSIYHFDLYRIESAGELFDMGYEEYFYSGSLCLIEWPEKASVLIPHDALRVNILTGENETRILQF; the protein is encoded by the coding sequence ATGAAAACCATTACCATTTCATCACTGAAGGAGATTGATACGGCTGCCGGGAGTTTCCTGGAAGCAGCCGGAGAGCATACTGTCATTGCCTTTTCAGGAGAACTGGGAGCCGGGAAGACCACTTTTATCCAGGCCATTTGCCGGAATCTGGGGATCGAGGTGGAAGTGAACAGCCCCACCTTTTCCCTGGTCAATGAATATTTTACTCCAAAGGGGGATTCGATTTATCATTTTGATCTGTACAGAATTGAATCTGCCGGGGAGCTTTTTGATATGGGATATGAAGAATATTTTTATTCAGGATCACTCTGCCTGATCGAATGGCCGGAAAAGGCCTCTGTACTGATTCCGCATGATGCGCTCAGGGTGAACATTTTGACAGGCGAAAATGAGACCCGGATCCTGCAATTCTGA
- a CDS encoding alanine dehydrogenase, with translation MEKKGSSAFNIHKEGLMPQEEMLEIGNKHNSLIIGIPSEDHQVESRVPLTPEAVEILTGYGHQVILERGAGKAANYLDTDYSERGGFISENRKNVFSESDVILKINPPTVEEIDWMKERQILLSSFQVFTHCKDTYIRGLMRKKVTAIAFEKIQDEHNCYPAVRSMSAIAGTTSILIAAEYLSNQRGGKGVMLGGLTGITPTEVVILGAGTVAEYAVRAARGVGSEVKVFDNSLHRLQRLQGAVGFTVPTSIFHPKVILKALRSADVVIGAIRREEGQPEFFITEEMVKEMKKGSVIIDISIDRGGSIETSELRTQVDPVFTKHGVIHYCVPNIASRVARTASIAISNVFTPLILGLGGLGSTARHLKDNVGLRHGVYIYNGILTNEAIGDRLGISSKDIDLLMAAF, from the coding sequence ATGGAAAAAAAAGGATCATCCGCATTTAATATCCATAAGGAGGGATTGATGCCCCAGGAGGAGATGCTGGAAATAGGGAACAAACACAATAGTCTGATCATTGGGATTCCTTCGGAAGACCATCAGGTGGAGAGCCGGGTGCCGTTGACCCCTGAAGCTGTGGAAATACTTACCGGTTACGGACATCAGGTGATCCTGGAACGAGGAGCAGGGAAGGCCGCGAACTATCTGGATACCGACTACTCCGAACGGGGTGGGTTTATCAGTGAGAACAGGAAAAATGTATTCAGTGAGAGTGATGTCATTTTAAAAATCAACCCTCCTACCGTAGAAGAGATCGATTGGATGAAGGAACGACAGATTTTACTCTCCTCTTTCCAGGTTTTTACCCATTGCAAGGATACTTACATCAGGGGCCTGATGAGAAAAAAGGTAACGGCCATTGCCTTTGAAAAGATCCAGGATGAACACAACTGTTATCCGGCAGTAAGAAGCATGAGTGCTATCGCAGGAACCACCAGTATACTCATTGCGGCTGAATATCTGAGTAACCAGAGGGGAGGTAAAGGTGTTATGCTGGGAGGATTAACAGGAATTACTCCCACCGAAGTGGTTATCCTGGGAGCGGGAACAGTTGCCGAATATGCTGTCAGGGCTGCAAGGGGAGTGGGCTCTGAAGTAAAGGTATTTGATAACTCCCTGCACCGTTTGCAAAGACTGCAGGGTGCCGTTGGATTTACAGTTCCAACTTCCATTTTCCATCCTAAGGTAATCTTAAAGGCCCTCAGGTCCGCCGATGTTGTAATTGGTGCAATTCGCAGGGAAGAGGGACAGCCGGAATTTTTTATCACCGAAGAAATGGTGAAAGAGATGAAGAAGGGATCGGTGATCATTGATATCAGTATTGACCGCGGGGGCTCTATTGAGACTTCTGAACTGCGCACCCAGGTGGATCCCGTATTTACGAAGCATGGCGTGATCCATTACTGCGTTCCCAATATCGCATCCAGGGTGGCCCGGACTGCTTCCATTGCCATCAGCAATGTTTTCACACCCCTGATACTGGGATTGGGGGGACTGGGTTCTACGGCCAGGCATCTGAAAGATAATGTGGGACTCAGGCATGGAGTCTATATATATAATGGCATTTTAACCAATGAGGCCATCGGTGACCGGCTGGGGATTTCTTCCAAGGACATTGATCTGCTGATGGCTGCGTTTTAA